The following proteins are encoded in a genomic region of Nicotiana sylvestris chromosome 4, ASM39365v2, whole genome shotgun sequence:
- the LOC138889757 gene encoding uncharacterized protein: METVGTNRVTGLHELEEFRFQAFESARLYKERMKLMHDKHILDRNFKPEDLVLLYNSRLRLFLGKLKSRWSGPFRVVQLFLSGAVEIKSEDGTNKFTVNGQRLKHYLGMFDEKGDRVVITLGEPQHADEE; the protein is encoded by the coding sequence ATGGAGACAGTAGGCACTAACAGAGTCACGGGATTACATGAACTCGAGGAATTCAGGTTCCAGGCCTTTGAGAGTGCtagattatacaaagaaaggatgaaattAATGCATGATAAGCACATCTTGGATCGAAACTTCAAACCCGAAGATCTAGTGTTGTTATACAACTCGAGATTGAGATTGTTCCTAGGTAAGTTAAAGTCCCGATGGTCAGGACCCTTCAGAGTGGTGCAATTGTTCTTGAGTGGAGCTGTAGAGATTAAATCAGAAGACGGGACAAACAAGTTCACAGTaaatgggcaaaggttgaaacattaccttggCATGTTTGATGAAAAAGGGGATAGAGTGGTAATCACTTTGGGAGAGCCCCAGCACGCGGATGAGGAGTGA